A genome region from Candidatus Poribacteria bacterium includes the following:
- the lexA gene encoding repressor LexA: MHTNDVLSDSSRRLLEAIARHITDSKRPPTRREMMTALRYRSPRSVDYHLARLEEDGYVKRTPNAHRGIELTQQGIEASGIGTLPIIGSIAAGAPITALEEREGTLAVGEYFARLAHFVLLVRGDSMKDADILDGDYALIRRQPTAENGDIVAALIIDGSETEATIKGYYPRPGGIELRPANSEHTPIHIRGTSHLQCQVLGKVVGRVRLGATMPQA, encoded by the coding sequence CCGACAGCAAGCGTCCACCGACCCGACGCGAGATGATGACCGCGCTTCGATACCGTTCCCCTCGAAGCGTTGATTATCACCTCGCGCGCCTCGAAGAAGACGGATACGTCAAACGAACGCCCAACGCCCATCGCGGAATCGAGCTGACCCAGCAAGGGATCGAAGCGTCCGGGATCGGCACGCTGCCCATCATTGGAAGCATCGCTGCTGGAGCGCCCATCACCGCGCTCGAAGAACGCGAGGGTACTCTGGCAGTCGGCGAGTACTTCGCGCGGCTCGCACACTTCGTCCTGCTCGTGCGTGGGGACAGCATGAAGGACGCCGACATCCTCGACGGCGACTACGCCCTCATCCGGCGCCAGCCGACCGCTGAGAATGGCGACATCGTCGCGGCGCTCATCATCGACGGCAGCGAAACCGAAGCCACCATCAAGGGTTACTACCCACGACCTGGTGGCATCGAGCTCCGCCCCGCGAACTCCGAGCACACGCCGATCCACATCCGTGGGACATCGCACCTACAATGTCAGGTACTGGGGAAGGTTGTCGGACGGGTCAGGCTCGGAGCGACGATGCCGCAAGCCTAG